From a single Lolium rigidum isolate FL_2022 chromosome 7, APGP_CSIRO_Lrig_0.1, whole genome shotgun sequence genomic region:
- the LOC124669438 gene encoding uncharacterized protein LOC124669438, whose translation MEFSHVPLPEKLCRYFPYVVGDTEDGTTCIVSVSAKTAGLDIRVWFLKGGKWEEQRRVDASHMLGADRISAAKVCNVTAGVVLLSTGNKHKGLGYVAFRIKDTPGEGGTKLAEFFTSAGWVHPYFMAWPRPSLKAAKTTSESEQKGVAGLNKKKQV comes from the exons ATGGAGTTCTCCCATGTACCCCTCCCGGAGAAACTGTGCCGCTACTTCCCCTACGTTGTAGGGGACACGGAGGACGGCACGACCTGCATCGTATCCGTCTCAGCCAAAACCGCTGGCCTTGACATCAGGGTGTGGTTTCTCAAGGGGGGCAAATGGGAGGAGCAGCGGAGAGTGGATGCTTCCCATATGTTGGGCGCCGATCGCATCAGCGCGGCCAAGGTCTGCAATGTGACTGCTGGCGTCGTGCTGCTCTCCACCGGCAACAAGCATAAAGGCCTTGGGTATGTTGCCTTTAGGATCAAGGACACACCCGGGGAAGGTGGAACCAAGTTGGCGGAGTTCTTCACCTCTGCTGGATGGGTGCACCCCTATTTCATGGCGTGGCCACGCCCCAGCTTAAAG GCTGCTAAGACTACTAGTGAAAGTGAGCAAAAAGGTGTTGCTGGTTTGAACAAGAAGAAACAAGTGTGA
- the LOC124671060 gene encoding nuclear transcription factor Y subunit C-6-like, giving the protein MRLARPYSGVFRGGATARTGPHALPLARIKKIMKRSAGDGSGGDGTGARMISGEAPVVFSRACELFVAELTRAAWAATLDGKRRTVHREDVAQAVRDTDLFDFLVDVVKDDAGHEDGGDGVVGAGAGEGEGRAPACDDGDGVL; this is encoded by the coding sequence ATGAGGCTAGCGAGGCCGTATTCGGGGGTGTTCAGGGGCGGGGCGACGGCGCGGACGGGGCCGCACGCGCTGCCGCTGGCGCGGATCAAGAAGATCATGAAGCGGTCGGCAGGagacggcagcggcggcgacggcaccGGGGCGAGGATGATCTCGGGCGAGGCGCCCGTGGTGTTCTCCAGGGCCTGCGAGCTCTTCGTCGCCGAGCTCACGCGCGCCGCCTGGGCCGCCACGCTCGACGGCAAGCGCCGCACCGTGCACCGGGAGGACGTCGCGCAGGCCGTCCGGGACACCGACCTCTTCGACTTCCTCGTCGACGTCGTCAAGGACGATGCTGGCCATGAAGACGGTGGTGATGGTGTTGTCGGTGCTGGGGCcggcgaaggcgaaggccgagCGCCGGCGTgtgacgatggcgacggcgtGCTTTGA
- the LOC124671058 gene encoding nuclear transcription factor Y subunit C-3-like has translation MRLARPYSGVFRGGATARTGPHALPLARIKKIMKRSAGDGSGGDGTGARMISGEAPVVFSRACELFVAELTRAAWAATLDGKRRTVHREDVAQAVRDTDLFDFLVDVVKDDDAGHEDGGDGVVGAGAGEACDDDGGAL, from the coding sequence ATGAGGCTAGCGAGGCCGTATTCGGGGGTGTTCAGGGGCGGGGCGACGGCGCGGACGGGGCCGCACGCGCTGCCGCTGGCGCGGATCAAGAAGATCATGAAGCGGTCGGCGGGggacggcagcggcggcgacggcaccGGGGCGAGGATGATCTCGGGCGAGGCGCCCGTGGTGTTCTCCAGGGCCTGCGAGCTCTTCGTCGCCGAGCTCACGCGCGCCGCCTGGGCCGCCACGCTCGACGGCAAGCGCCGCACCGTGCACAGGGAGGACGTCGCGCAAGCCGTCCGGGACACCGACCTCTTCGACTTCCTCGTCGACGTCGTCAAGGACGATGATGCTGGCCACGAAGACGGTGGTGATGGCGTTGTCGGTGCTGGGGCCGGCGAAGCCtgtgacgacgacggcggcgcgctTTGA
- the LOC124671059 gene encoding tRNA-specific adenosine deaminase TAD1-like, with protein sequence MYRSTSPPAPPRDGVQWANAASSAALRRYSSLPKKGKPQGRESTVLAAFLLSSPQDPLGPEVLSLATGTKCLGASRLGPRGDLVHDAHAEVVARRALLRLLYAEIGADSPPSWLVPSGSGGRWRLRDGYQLHLYVTLLPCGVMPVPPSPSEVPRLQPDIVVNGYGGMLLSYPWCSA encoded by the exons ATGTACCgctccacctcgccgccggcgccgccgcgagaCGGCGTCCAGTGGGCCAACGCCGCCTCCTCGGCGGCCCTGCGCCGCTACTCCTCCCTCCCCAAGAAGGGCAAGCCGCAGGGGCGCGAGTCCACGGTGCTCGCCGCTTTCCTGCTCTCCTCCCCGCAGGACCCGCTCGGCCCTGAGGTCCTGTCCCTCGCCACCGGCACCAAGTGCCTCGGCGCGTCCCGCCTGGGCCCCCGCGGAGACCTCGTCCACGACGCCCACGCCGAGGTCGTCGCCCGCCGCGCGCTCCTCCGCCTCCTATACGCCGAGATCGGCGCCGACAGCCCTCCGAGCTGGCTGGTTCCGTCCGGTTCCGGTGGGCGGTGGAGGCTGAGGGACGGATATCAGCTGCACCTCTACGTCACCCTGCTCCCCT GTGGGGTCATGCCAGTGCCGCCGTCACCCTCAGAGGTTCCAAGGTTACAGCCGGACATTGTGGTGAATGGATACGGTGGTATGCTTCTTTCTTATCCTTGGTGTTCAGCATAG
- the LOC124676379 gene encoding tRNA-specific adenosine deaminase TAD1-like → MHRSTSSPTPPQDGAQWASAASSAALRRYSSLPKKGKPQGRESTVLAAFLLSSPQDPLGPEVLSLATGTKCLGASRLGPRGDLVHDAHAEVVARRALLRLLYAEIGAGSPPSWLVPSGSGGRWRLRDGYQLHLYITQLPCGVMPVPPSPTEVPRIQPDIAVNGCADGGFVQRKPGRGDTTLSMSCFDKITRWCVVGIQGALLSHILEPLYLSTVTIGQSPDGAPEGFCIESNVDKVLCARLSSLSRIFPASFKPNKPLFFEAPIPPKEFHQTLGDIPPLTCGYSICWNKSGLHEVILGTTGRKQGTSSKAACLPSTESMLCKIRLAEAFISLEHPLVTKFQHEELSYRAIKDMACEYQQMLELLREAPFFGRWRAKPASLDSFKVQR, encoded by the exons ATGCACCGCTCCACCTCGTCGCCGACGCCGCCGCAAGACGGCGCCCAGTgggccagcgccgcctcctcggCGGCCCTGCGACGCTACTCCTCCCTCCCCAAGAAGGGCAAGCCGCAGGGGCGCGAGTCCACGGTGCTCGCTGCCTTCCTGCTCTCCTCCCCGCAGGACCCGCTCGGCCCTGAGGTCCTGTCCCTCGCCACCGGCACCAAGTGCCTCGGCGCGTCCCGCCTGGGCCCCCGCGGAGACCTCGTCCACGACGCCCACGCCGAGGTCGTCGCCCGCCGcgcgctcctccgcctcctctacgCCGAGATCGGCGCCGGCAGCCCGCCGAGCTGGCTGGTTCCGTCCGGTTCCGGTGGGCGGTGGAGGCTGAGGGACGGGTATCAGCTCCACCTCTACATCACCCAGCTCCCCT GTGGGGTCATGCCGGTGCCGCCGTCACCCACAGAGGTTCCAAGGATACAGCCGGATATTGCGGTGAATGGATGCGCTG ATGGTGGTTTTGTTCAGAGGAAGCCAGGGCGTGGTGATACAACATTGTCAATGAGCTGTTTTGACAAAATTACTCGCTGGTGCGTCGTTGGAATTCAAG GTGCATTGCTGTCACACATTCTGGAACCCTTGTATTTGTCCACCGTTACCATTGGACAGTCCCCTGATGGTGCACCTGAAGGGTTTTGTATTGAAAGTAACGTTGACAAAGTTCTTTGTGCTCGTTTATCCTCTCTATCCAGAATATTCCCTGCCTCTTTCAAACCAAACAAG CCACTATTTTTCGAGGCACCTATTCCGCCGAAAGAGTTTCATCAGACTCTGGGAGATATACCCCCTTTGACATGCGG GTACTCAATATGCTGGAATAAATCCGGTTTGCATGAAGTTATTTTAGGAACAACTGGGAGAAAACAAGGTACATCTTCAAAGGCAGCATGCTTACCCTCCACCGAGTCAATGCTCTGCAA GATAAGATTGGCAGAGGCCTTTATTTCACTTGAACATCCATTAGTCACAAAATTCCAGCATGAGGAACTGTCCTATCGTGCAATCAAG GATATGGCTTGTGAGTACCAGCAGATGCTTGAGCTTCTTAGAGAGGCCCCATTTTTTGGCCGGTGGCGCGCTAAgccagcatctcttgattcatttAAAGTTCAACGGTGA
- the LOC124671057 gene encoding probable LRR receptor-like serine/threonine-protein kinase At1g63430 has protein sequence MGRHWTGPVPCVVLLALHCGVAALLPLCSAAPPSVGGDVSALLAFKRAVIDDPHSALADWTDADGNGSACDWRGVICSSPQGPVVSLRLSNASLKGFIAPELGQLTFLQELYLDHNLLFGTIPKQLGSMRNLRVLDLGANRLAGPIPPELSGLSSVSVINLHSNGLTGNIPPELGKLQNLVELRLDRNRLKGSIPGSNATGFSPMADTGYTAHAGLCPSPRLNVGDFSYNFLAGKIPPCLKYLPRSSFQGNCFQDEYSILQRAHQICTSASAAGHLKGFKRAPSDHKHDGVQQPTWLLVLEIATGVLLLVFVITGAITASRSCKLKPSIRISSWNRSKSWSDEITVLIDSDMLKSLPKLSRQELEVACEDFSNIIGSTPETVVYKGTMKDGPEVSVISLCAFEGHWTSQHELFYQNKVIDLARLNHENTAKFLGYCRESDPFSRMLVFEYASNGTLYEHLHYGEAAQFSWFRRMKIAIGIAQGLRYLHTELQPPFAISELNSNSVYVTEDFTPKLVDFECWKMLFSRHEKALGHFNNKASFRGRDSSEDKQADVQGNTFAFGVILLEIISGRLPYCKDKGYLVDWAIKYLQQPEEIGKLVDPELSNVRTEDLAVICSVVSRCIDPDPSKRPSMQIIAGALETGIDLSAAGILKESSLAWAELALSL, from the exons ATGGGGCGGCATTGGACCGGGCCGGTCCCCTGCGTCGTGCTCCTCGCCCTGCACTGCGGGGTGGCCGCGCTGCTTCCGCTGTGCTCCGCGGCGCCTCCTTCCGTCGGCGGCGACG TGTCGGCGCTGCTCGCCTTCAAGCGCGCGGTCATCGACGACCCGCACTCGGCGCTGGCCGACTGGACCGACGCCGACGGGAACGGGAGCGCCTGCGACTGGCGCGGCGTCATCTGCTCCTCGCCGCAGGGCCCCGTCGTCTCGCT GAGGCTGTCGAATGCGTCGCTCAAGGGTTTCATCGCGCCCGAGCTCGGACAGCTGACCTTCCTGCAAGAGCT GTATCTGGATCATAACCTGCTTTTTGGCACAATCCCCAAGCAACTGGGCTCGATGAGGAACCTCAGGGTCTTGGATTTGGGCGCGAATCGGCTCGCTGGCCCTATACCTCCTGAGCTGAGTGGACTCAGCAGCGTGAGCGTAAT AAACTTGCATTCCAACGGGCTAACCGGGAACATACCACCAGAGCTGGGCAAGCTGCAAAATCTAGTTGAGCTTAGGTTGGACAGGAACAGACTGAAAGGCTCGATTCCGGGTAGCAATGCTACTGGTTTTTCTCCTATGGCAGATACTGG ATACACAGCTCATGCTGGGTTATGCCCGTCTCCTCGATTAAATGTTGGAGATTTCTCATACAACTTCCTTGCTGGAAAAATCCCACCTTGTTTGAAGTATCTTCCAAG GTCAAGTTTTCAGGGGAACTGCTTCCAGGATGAGTACTCTATCCTACAACGAGCTCATCAAATTTGTACAA GTGCTTCTGCAGCTGGTCATTTAAAGGGATTCAAACGTGCCCCTTCTGACCATAAGCATGATGGAGTGCAGCAACCAACTTGGCTTCTTGTTTTGGAAATCGCAACTGGTGTTCTGCTGCTTGTTTTTGTGATCACTGGTGCAATCACTGCTTCCAGAAGCTGCAAGCTAAAGCCTTCTATAAGAATATCCTCATGGAATAGATCAAAAAGTTGGAGCGACGAGATAACAGTATTGATTG ATTCTGATATGCTGAAAAGTTTGCCAAAGTTAAGTCGCCAGGAACTAGAAGTAGCCTGTGAGGATTTTAGCAACATTATTGGCTCAACTCCAGAGACTGTAGTTTACAAAGGAACCATGAAGGATGGACCTGAGGTTTCTGTTATATCATTATGCGCCTTTGAGGGTCATTGGACTAGCCAGCATGAACTCTTTTACCAGAACAAG GTTATTGATCTGGCAAGGTTGAATCATGAGAACACAGCAAAGTTTTTGGGCTATTGCAGAGAAAGCGATCCATTTTCCAGGATGCTAGTCTTTGAATACGCATCAAATGGGACCCTATACGAGCACCTACACT ATGGGGAAGCAGCCCAATTCTCTTGGTTCAGGCGAATGAAGATAGCTATCGGTATCGCCCAAGGTTTAAGGTATTTGCACACCGAGTTGCAGCCTCCGTTTGCAATATCAGAGCTGAACTCCAACTCAGTTTATGTCACAGAAGATTTTACCCCCAAG CTGGTCGACTTTGAGTGCTGGAAAATGCTCTTCTCGAGACACGAGAAGGCCCTGGGCCACTTCAATAACAAGGCCTCTTTCCGTGGCCGCGACTCCTCGGAGGACAAACAGGCAGATGTTCAAGGCAACACGTTTGCGTTCGGTGTGATTCTGCTGGAGATCATCAGTGGACGGCTTCCTTATTGCAAGGACAAAGGCTACTTAGTCGACTGG GCTATCAAGTACCTTCAGCAGCCCGAGGAGATCGGGAAGCTGGTGGACCCTGAGCTGAGCAACGTGAGAACCGAGGACCTGGCGGTGATCTGCAGCGTGGTGAGCCGCTGCATCGACCCCGACCCGTCGAAGCGGCCGTCGATGCAGATCATCGCGGGGGCGCTGGAGACGGGCATCGACCTCTCTGCAGCCGGGATCCTCAAGGAGTCTTCCCTGGCGTGGGCCGAGCTTGCCCTCTCATTGTAG